A region from the Hylaeus volcanicus isolate JK05 chromosome 6, UHH_iyHylVolc1.0_haploid, whole genome shotgun sequence genome encodes:
- the LOC128878965 gene encoding uncharacterized protein LOC128878965 isoform X2, translated as MASREKKPLAPSKAKQKATNESGLPSNEIKSRKGKSLTNLKQQQLARDILEAVATGSQLPPKLEASLPRKKVLRNLKRKQKLRVAKANLIKAKVTRKVANRNLCRITSDIKKGVKTKKVKLLEENTADNNSRIVEQRVNDTDSENTGTEIYNRSAKNNLRTKKTKLVTKSSGEVENEDKDTDSIAGSSTKSSPKLNRKGKNSESLDSLSKSVKSTKISGFKRNNIKEKDSFTKNTEGDIKCVKGKKSNSKDIDYASAKASTIDTKFSKSLLDAKSSIDLTIDEVIASMLSDSEIDSQQGITEKTEGKIRRSRKMLVEENIILDEIKKEPDTDDAKIISDGESFETESFQSIIQLRKRSSTSVGQRSLRNGKLRQSDSVISTDLDPKKRRRLNSDDPVSSEISGDNNADSSIDTESCFSESSGNDPQIVMVTAKDEACLKKDILKNCEDSSQNGSETENNNNSDRVDRASEVGPTLRSKTKAKSTEIEIKTDNIKVDYTRIAPKNTELQEEIKKVSNLDQVRKDNILAKFADKSKSRRSSLNIDMKKTVSPFYSTDKSDGSPKSQIDQMIENIKLTIAKSIESKMFATEKGLGLSKNFEVPKIEEIIAPLSAESQKLGLEENPDEDKSTISKNEIKSDNSEDSVPKVADTAKEIEKLVMGDIEPAETHSQNIQESESLDADGSDIVHNASESVHVENSENNCRKSVEQQEEPSESSTSTEVSEKYSDQVTDDQIKITDDSKKGVAVRKSPRIIDKNSPENVNSETAKKVNRVSNKTVQKSDNCEESPQDVANNSLCLQEDANNSLSLQEDANKSVPLQEDTNKSAFKDTVSNVEPLRNESTKIAPGPLIDDAETGSQQINERLVKEEAKTNEATESETVVPLNTFVDSEEAETLESISKEVERLVAESQLSNQLQNVAKGVQDERELSITNVTEFSLSLSESTAIPDDGNVQEATVDEVNVEQDTSNMEDIPRTLEKPKENEHGTLQSVLHTKQDSSNCYASVTSNSNTDSNASDTCNSIEDNPKDTEDTNKDNTCKENRTCNVAIGVKSFESDEQKVVSKKDSEHGQSTATEEAEKESEKLPTDVATMEDQKSAAEDKKRVLRAREKSRKSEKRQTSSSRERSDGTTNVKTEEEVEKVQNIARDVQELQEEKADAVVKTEDTDDAQNELESNGSEPQVRPRRSRETKKRKEDQLTALKNRRSKVRRSDQQNKEETLLDDEVATINENNRSFLSKYENGSECTTNFRGFSEGGRGSLDKHQEAADNARSKSENDLVIGRKPGKPNCENRLSVNLSTNHMAKQTENINILEAECKPVKTPETSQKDSDETSMSGESSSSVNITPKILETPEDKVKKESILRLLGLESLEKAAERLSHQKAKKEQYTGTLKTVIRVQKDKDKDKRRSRSPLKMVLKQGRGDGEGDSPEFYTIQKEFGTSGLGDSSSGANRKFSTNHRHSCDEDNEDAVPKDRQSLVIPEKSSSFSIHPGRLCADVCCYCFGKFGSLDTPMHLAQMKSDERRKKILNIERHLTKDSCLCDACYRHVDRKANTSPTNMQTKPQKQHRQLMVSKCSARECRDAARHHVKRRWLLKIKAGLQKQVDIDWESSQHTSMSFCVSHYSKIERFLTCALCKRRLARNYTHQLANAETDDLNHLLGQQGIPVALAAGTFVCKLCRYFTQLQLKYKDVENMNTSHRSFFKNYRKRILHYHDIEVLDNDDGDTPQIQSKDKDKRKKSSKCPPQPKAVTVSKSPDGTTTASEKSTPEPSKNEGTNGETETENRATKGNSNSNSTDETVPTDVQFLGIESTVEKLKKRKMLEMHPYTGSDTTITCEGPSEVVEILAMDKEVTLTRLPKRPRTNNDITPVVQRLGANPSISVRTLFPGEEEMNLHASIEFTNVREITPQGWEKCATMIQYDRDTKHLWQELQRPYGNQSSFLRHLILLEKYYRSGDLILAPNASRNAINYSTSVQNRLISYEGPEKMDEPIMEPIASEYNNSRRLSGGYVLERDRLSLPGTSASTTKAPPTSGAQQSSKGSPSRVLKLNPGVSIIKKPPPNLQRLNLPSTSTATANGNVKRKEGQRIPVTSGGKVFQLSEPDFKRLQTLKKQKQQLSEKQSSMSPVGSGGSNSSPPNSKSTTQYQKAQQLAAHTQFQKHLRMQQEMLNRQTRGDFEPLICDVRTLTNENTPTQNLLHNLNLPKSIQVTTKAAGQIPILPKIPKSLTVIPQTVTRPTDK; from the exons ATGGCATCCAGGGAAAAGAAACCCTTAGCGCCTTCCAAAGCAAAACAGAAGGCGACGAATGAATCTGGCTTGCCATCAAATGAAATCAAAAGTAGAAAGGGCAAGTCTTTGACGAATCTTAAACAACAGCAACTAGCACGTGATATTTTGGAGGCAGTGGCAACCGGCAGTCAGCTTCCTCCGAAATTAGAGGCAAGCCTGCCACGCAAGAAAGTTCTCAGAAACCTCAAGCGCAAACAAAAGTTGAGAGTAGCGAAGGCTAATCTTATTAAAGCAAAGGTTACGAGGAAAGTAGCCAACAGAAATTTGTGCAGAATAACGTCTGACATCAAGAAGGGCGTCAAAACGAAAAAAGTGAAGTTATTAGAGGAAAACACGGCCGATAATAACTCGAGAATTGTAGAGCAACGAGTAAACGATACGGATAGCGAAAATACAGGGACGGAAATATATAACAGAAGTGCCAAGAACAATCTCAGGACCAAAAAAACCAAGCTTGTAACAAAAAGTAGCGGGGAAGTAGAAAACGAAGACAAAGATACGGACTCTATCGCTGGATCCAGTACCAAGAGCAGTCCAAAATTGAACAGAAAAGGGAAAAATTCCGAGAGTCTGGACTCTTTGTCTAAAAGCGTTAAATCGACCAAGATATCGGGATTTAAAAGGAACAATATCAAGGAGAAGGACAGCTTCACCAAAAATACGGAAGGGGATATCAAGTGCGTGAAAGGTAAAAAGAGTAATAGCAAAGATATAGATTACGCTAGCGCAAAGGCATCCACGATTGacacaaaattttcgaaatcgcTTCTGGATGCAAAGAGTTCTATAGATCTTACCATAGACGAAGTTATAGCTTCGATGTTGAGCGATTCGGAAATAGATAGCCAACAAGGAATAACGGAAAAAACCGAAGGAAAAATCAGGAGAAGTAGAAAAATGCTGGTAGaagaaaacataattttggatgaaattaaaaaagaaccaGACACTGACGACGCCAAAATTATATCCGATGGTGAGAGCTTCGAAACCGAATCCTTCCAAAGCATCATACAGTTGAGGAAGAGATCCAGTACGTCGGTTGGTCAAAGAAGTTTACGAAATGGAAAGTTGCGGCAGTCGGATTCTGTTATTTCCACAGACTTGGATCCTAAGAAACGTCGAAGGTTAAACTCGGATGACCCTGTTAGTTCAGAAATTTCAGGAGATAACAACGCGGATAGTAGTATAGACACGGAATCTTGTTTTTCCGAATCTAGCGGTAACGATCCTCAAATAGTTATGGTAACAGCCAAAGATGAGGCTTGCTTGAAGAAGGATATTCTGAAAAATTGCGAGGATAGTTCTCAAAATGGttctgaaacagaaaacaataataacagTGATCGAGTAGATAGGGCTAGCGAAGTAGGACCCACTCTACGCTCAAAAACTAAAGCCAAAAGTAcagaaatcgaaataaaaactgaCAATATCAAAGTTGATTATACAAGAATAGCACCTAAGAATACAGAGTTACAGGAAGAGATAAAGAAAGTAAGCAATTTAGATCAAGTTAgaaaagataatattttagCAAAATTTGCAGACAAGTCCAAGAGTCGTAGGAGTAGCTTAAACATAGATATGAAGAAGACGGTCAGTCCGTTTTATAGTACAGACAAATCGGATGGCAGTCCAAAATCACAAATAGATCAAATgatagaaaatatcaaactcaCGATCGCCAAGTCCATCGAAAGTAAAATGTTTGCTACAGAGAAGGGACTCGGATTAAGTAAAAACTTTGAAGTAccaaaaatcgaagaaataatAGCACCCTTAAGCGCAGAGTCCCAGAAATTGGGCTTGGAAGAAAATCCAGACGAAGACAAGTCTACTATTTCCAAAAATGAGATCAAATCGGACAATTCAGAAGATTCGGTACCAAAAGTGGCCGACACTGCCAAAGAAATTGAGAAACTAGTCATGGGCGATATCGAACCAGCGGAAACTCATTctcaaaatattcaagaaagcGAATCTCTCGATGCCGATGGAAGTGATATTGTACATAACGCTTCCGAATCTGTTCACGTGGAGAATAGCGAAAACAATTGTCGCAAATCTGTGGAACAGCAGGAAGAACCAAGCGAATCTTCTACCTCGACAGAGGTGTCCGAGAAATATTCGGATCAAGTAACCGatgatcaaattaaaataacagaCGACAGTAAAAAAGGAGTGGCTGTTAGAAAATCCCCAAGAATAATTGACAAAAATTCTCCGGAAAATGTAAACAGCGAGACTGCGAAAAAAGTGAATAGGGTATCGAATAAAACAGTACAGAAGTCTGACAATTGTGAAGAATCTCCTCAAGATGTTGCAAATAACTCTTTATGTTTGCAAGAAGATGCAAATAACTCTTTATCTCTGCAAGAAGATGCAAATAAATCTGTACCTCTGCAagaagatacaaataaatctgCTTTTAAAGATACAGTTTCGAATGTCGAACCCCTTAGAAATGAATCGACCAAGATTGCACCAGGACCTTTGATCGACGATGCAGAAACTGGATCCCAGCAGATTAACGAAAGGCTCGTCAAAGAAGAAGCAAAGACAAATGAAGCTACCGAAAGCGAAACCGTGGTTCctttaaatacttttgtagATTCTGAAGAAGCAGAAACGTTAGAAAGTATTTCAAAAGAAGTAGAGAGATTAGTAGCGGAAAGTCAATTGAGTAATCAGTTACAAAATGTTGCAAAAGGTGTGCAAGACGAGCGAGAATTGAGTATTACGAATGTAACAGAATTCTCACTGTCTCTAAGCGAATCAACCGCAATACCAGACGACGGCAACGTACAAGAAGCAACTGTCGACGAAGTAAACGTTGAGCAGGACACAAGTAATATGGAAGACATACCCCGGACATTAGAAAAGCCCAAAGAAAACGAACATGGTACTCTGCAATCTGTGCTACATACGAAACAAGATAGCAGTAACTGTTACGCATCGGTTACTTCTAACTCGAACACAGATTCTAACGCTAGTGATACCTGTAATTCCATCGAAGACAACCCAAAAGATACCGAAGATACCAACAAAGATAATACGTGCAAAGAGAATAGAACCTGTAACGTTGCTATAGGTGTTAAAAGTTTCGAGTCCGATGAGCAGAAAGTAGTTTCGAAGAAAGATTCGGAACACGGACAGTCCACGGCGACGGAGGAGGCTGAAAAAGAAAGTGAGAAATTACCAACCGACGTTGCAACGATGGAAGACCAAAAGTCTGCGGCTGAGGACAAGAAGAGGGTGCTGAGGGCTCGAGAGAAATCGAGAAAATCAGAGAAACGACAAACGTCTTCTAGCAGGGAACGGAGCGACGGTACGACGAATGTTAAAACCGAGGAAGAAGTCGAAAAGGTGCAGAATATCGCGAGAGATGTGCAAGAACTACAGGAGGAAAAGGCTGACGCTGTAGTGAAAACAGAGGACACGGATGACGCTCAAAACGAATTGGAATCGAATGGGTCCGAGCCTCAGGTTCGGCCGAGACGCAGCAGGGAGACGAAGAAGCGCAAGGAGGATCAGCTGACTGCGTTGAAGAACAGACGATCGAAGGTTCGGAGATCCGACCAGCAAAACAAGGAAGAGACCCTGCTGGACGACGAGGTAGCCACGATAAACGAAAACAATCGATCGTTCCTGAGTAAGTATGAAAACGGGTCGGAATGTACGACGAATTTCCGTGGTTTTTCCGAGGGTGGCAGAGGCAGCCTCGATAAACATCAGGAAGCAGCGGACAACGCTCGAAGCAAGTCGGAGAACGACTTGGTCATCGGAAGGAAACCTGGAAAACCTAACTGCGAGAACAGGCTATCCGTGAACCTCTCGACGAATCACATGGCCAAGCAAACGGAGAATATCAACATACTGGAAGCGGAATGTAAACCTGTAAAGACACCGGAGACGTCGCAAAAGGACTCCGACGAAACGTCCATGTCAGGCGAGTCGTCCAGCAGCGTGAACATCACCCCAAAGATCTTGGAAACACCAGAGGACAAGGTTAAGAAAGAGTCTATCTTGAGATTGCTAGGATTGGAGTCGTTGGAGAAGGCTGCCGAGCGACTGAGCCATCAGAAAGCGAAGAAGGAACAGTACACGGGCACTCTGAAGACCGTGATCAGGGTACAGAAGGATAAGGATAAGGACAAGAGGCGGTCGAGGTCCCCTTTGAAGATGGTGCTGAAGCAAGGCCGCGGAGACGGGGAGGGCGATTCACCCGAGTTTTACACCATTCAAAAGGAG TTTGGAACCAGTGGTTTGGGAGATAGCAGCTCTGGTGCGAACCGAAAGTTCTCTACTAACCACAGACACTCTTGCG ACGAGGATAACGAAGATGCCGTGCCAAAGGATCGCCAGTCGCTCGTTATTCCAGAAAAGTCCTCCTCGTTCTCCATTCATCCAGGACGTTTGTGCGCCGACGTCTGTTGCTACTGTTTCGGGAAGTTTGGCTCTCTGGACACGCCCATGCATCTGGCACAGATGAAGTCCGATGAAAGACGCAAAAAGATCTTGAATATCGAAAGACACCTTACCAAGGACTCGTGTTTATGCGATGCTTGCTATCGTCATGTGGACAGAAAG gCAAATACAAGTCCAACAAACATGCAAACGAAACCTCAGAAGCAACACCGGCAACTGATGGTGTCGAAATGCTCGGCTCGCGAATGTAGGGACGCTGCGCGACATCACGTTAAACGACGATGGTTGCTCAAGATAAAAGCTGGCCTGCAAAAACAG GTGGACATCGATTGGGAGTCGAGTCAACACACGTCGATGTCGTTTTGTGTCAGTCATTACTCAAAGATAGAACGATTCTTGACCTGCGCGCTCTGCAAACGTCGTCTGGCGAGGAACTACACTCATCAGCTGGCGAACGCGGAAACCGACGACTTGAACCACTTACTCGGCCAGCAAGGGATTCCCGTTGCTCTGGCTGCCGGTACCTTCGTCTGCAAGCTGTGTCGTTACTTCACCCAGCTGCAATTGAAATACAAGGATGTCGAGAACATGAACACGAGTCACAGGTCCTTCTTCAAGAATTATCGGAAAAG AATCTTACACTATCACGACATCGAAGTTCTGGATAACGATGATGGCGACACCCCGCAGATTCAGTCCAAGGACAAGGACAAGCGGAAAAAGAGTAGCAAGTGTCCCCCTCAGCCGAAAGCGGTAACCGTATCCAAGTCTCCGGATGGTACGACGACTGCCTCGGAGAAGTCGACGCCAGAACCAAGTAAAAACGAGGGTACCAATGGCGAAACAGAGACCGAGAACCGAGCTACGAAGGGAAACTCGAACTCCAACTCGACGGACGAGACCGTCCCCACGGACGTGCAGTTCCTCGGTATCGAGAGCACGGTGGAGAAGCTAAAGAAACGGAAGATGCTGGAGATGCACCCGTACACTGGTTCGGATACGACGATAACCTGCGAGGGCCCCAGCGAAGTCGTCGAAATTCTTGCGATGGACAAGGAGGTGACCCTGACCAGACTGCCAAAGAGACCAAGGACCAACAACGACATAACGCCCGTGGTCCAACGACTCGGCGCCAATCCCTCGATAAGCGTGCGCACTTTGTTCCCCGGCGAGGAGGAGATGAACCTCCACGCCAGCATCGAGTTCACGAACGTGCGAGAGATCACGCCACAGGGCTGGGAGAAGTGTGCCACGATGATACAGTACGACAGGGACACGAAGCATCTCTGGCAAGAGCTGCAGAGACCCTACGGTAACCAGAGCTCTTTTCTCAGACACCTGATACTTTTAGAGAAATATTACAGGTCCGGGGACTTGATACTCGCGCCAAACGCATCGCGAAACGCGATCAACTACTCTACATCCGTACAGAACAGACTGATATCCTACGAAGGCCCTGAAAAGATGGACGAGCCAATCATGGAGCCTATAGCCTCCGAATACAACAACTCTCGCCGACTCAGCGGCGGCTACGTGCTCGAGAGGGACAGACTGTCCCTTCCTGGCACGAGCGCGAGCACGACAAAGGCCCCGCCCACTTCTGGCGCGCAACAGTCATCAAAAGGCAGCCCGTCGCGCGTCCTCAAGCTCAATCCTGGTGTATCCATAATCAAGAAACCACCTCCCAACCTGCAACGATTGAACCTACCGTCCACCAGTACCGCTACCGCGAACGGCAACGTGAAAAGAAAGGAGGGCCAGAGAATCCCCGTGACATCGGGTGGAAAGGTGTTTCAGCTCAGCGAGCCAGACTTCAAGCGTCTGCAAACTCTGAAGAAGCAGAAGCAACAACTTTCGGAGAAACAGTCGAGCATGAGTCCCGTCGGTTCGGGAGGCTCGAACTCTTCGCCGCCCAATTCCAAGTCCACCACGCAGTACCAGAAGGCGCAGCAACTAGCTGCTCACACACAGTTCCAAAAACATCTGAGGATGCAGCAGGAGATGCTGAACAGACAAACCAGAGGCGACTTCGAGCCCCTAATTTGCGACGTGCGCACGTTGACCAACGAAAACACTCCCACGCAGAATCTGCTGCACAACTTGAATCTGCCCAAGTCGATACAGGTGACTACCAAGGCGGCTGGCCAGATACCGATACTGCCGAAAATCCCCAAATCGTTGACGGTGATACCCCAGACGGTCACCAGACCTACCGACAAATGA